One genomic segment of Desulforamulus reducens MI-1 includes these proteins:
- the disA gene encoding DNA integrity scanning diadenylate cyclase DisA: MVKDEKIEDKLIKLLRLVAPGTPLREGLENILRAKTGALIVIGDIPEVMELAEGGFAINADFTPAGLYELAKMDGAIILSEDAKKIIAANTQLIPDLIIPSSETGIRHRTAERVAKQCDMPVISISQRRSVITVYKGSIKYFLRDISVILAKANQAVQTLEKYRSVSDRVINELSMMELQEVVTLFDVTKAIQRIEMVLRVKKEIDRYISELGTEGRLIAMQMEELVANVEEEGLLIIQDYATTLGEKTPESILKVIGSWPAEDLLDLVLIARALGYPGSASVLDQSVSPRGYRALRKIPRLPLPVIENLVSTFQYLRTILAASIAELDEVEGIGEVRARSIKDGLTRYGEMLLQDRYKNQ, translated from the coding sequence GTGGTAAAGGATGAAAAAATAGAAGACAAGTTAATAAAGTTACTGAGATTGGTTGCTCCGGGAACTCCCCTGAGAGAAGGATTGGAAAACATTCTACGGGCCAAAACAGGAGCGTTAATTGTGATCGGCGATATACCCGAGGTTATGGAATTAGCCGAGGGGGGGTTTGCCATTAATGCTGATTTTACTCCGGCGGGATTATATGAATTAGCTAAAATGGATGGAGCCATTATCCTAAGTGAAGATGCTAAAAAAATTATAGCCGCCAATACTCAGCTTATTCCTGATTTAATTATACCCTCCAGTGAAACGGGTATTCGGCACAGAACAGCGGAACGGGTAGCCAAACAATGTGATATGCCCGTTATATCAATCTCCCAACGGAGAAGTGTTATTACCGTTTATAAGGGATCAATCAAATATTTTTTAAGGGATATCAGTGTGATCCTAGCTAAAGCTAATCAGGCTGTGCAAACCTTAGAAAAGTATCGCTCTGTTTCTGATCGTGTAATTAATGAGTTATCCATGATGGAGTTACAGGAAGTTGTAACCCTGTTTGATGTAACAAAAGCTATCCAAAGGATTGAAATGGTTTTGCGTGTTAAAAAAGAAATTGACCGTTACATCAGTGAATTAGGGACAGAGGGTCGTCTCATTGCCATGCAAATGGAAGAATTGGTGGCAAATGTTGAGGAAGAAGGTTTGCTTATCATTCAGGATTATGCTACGACCCTAGGAGAAAAGACACCGGAAAGTATTCTTAAAGTAATCGGTAGTTGGCCGGCCGAAGACTTATTGGATCTGGTTCTTATTGCCAGGGCTCTGGGATATCCAGGCAGTGCCAGTGTTCTAGACCAGAGTGTATCGCCAAGGGGTTACCGTGCTTTACGGAAAATTCCTAGATTGCCCTTGCCAGTAATAGAGAACCTTGTTTCAACCTTTCAGTACTTGCGAACAATTTTAGCGGCTTCAATTGCGGAACTGGACGAGGTAGAAGGCATTGGGGAGGTCAGAGCTAGGTCTATTAAGGACGGACTTACCCGTTACGGTGAGATGCTGCTGCAGGATCGCTATA